From one Paenibacillus terrae HPL-003 genomic stretch:
- a CDS encoding vWA domain-containing protein, producing MKQRKFNVLLLLFGLLGAVVGFIIGELILNKLIGHWPHIIVVGLYFGIMALCIGLGCLIGEWISPQLNGSSWRQRYSGLSWKLLVPATLVMLFVAGLLLELGYQVNPEGRKSVQDLVLVIDNSGSMQQTDPDNERLTAAKSLIGQMDGDKRVAIVSFESTAQLVQPFTPIGTDAEKQAVYAKIDSMQTLMTGGTEIGLALDETIKEIETQGSAEKGSLVIMLSDGFSELDAQTALAPYIARQIPVNTIGLKLAESNGIALLQNIAQMTGGTYSNVANAQGLTQAFGKIYDKIGDRTLVTERTGEYADSLYFAIYRVTALVIIGILLGLALGLMFDNRFLARNFAIGGVPAGLLAGFILEKGLSGSPIGDLMIRLVAALVLAALIAVFSLVLPVAENTRRSSGGGNPGAPSSRRRGAPEGPPRNRRSSGF from the coding sequence ATGAAGCAGCGTAAATTTAATGTTCTCCTGCTGCTGTTCGGCTTGCTGGGCGCTGTGGTGGGCTTCATCATTGGAGAGCTGATTCTTAACAAACTGATAGGGCACTGGCCGCATATCATCGTGGTTGGGCTATATTTTGGCATCATGGCGCTGTGTATTGGTCTCGGATGTCTTATCGGCGAATGGATTTCGCCACAGCTAAACGGGTCTTCATGGCGGCAGCGTTACTCCGGGCTGTCCTGGAAGCTGCTGGTGCCTGCTACGCTGGTGATGCTGTTCGTGGCAGGGCTGCTGCTGGAGCTGGGCTATCAGGTGAACCCGGAAGGTCGCAAAAGCGTACAGGACCTCGTGCTCGTCATTGATAATTCCGGGAGTATGCAGCAAACAGATCCCGACAATGAACGCCTGACGGCCGCAAAGAGTCTGATTGGCCAAATGGATGGAGACAAGCGGGTAGCTATTGTTTCCTTTGAGTCCACTGCGCAGTTGGTTCAGCCGTTTACCCCGATTGGCACAGATGCGGAGAAGCAAGCCGTTTATGCCAAAATCGACAGCATGCAGACCTTGATGACAGGCGGCACAGAAATCGGTCTTGCCTTGGATGAAACCATCAAGGAAATCGAAACTCAGGGTAGTGCGGAAAAAGGCTCTCTCGTTATTATGCTATCTGACGGCTTTAGTGAGCTGGATGCTCAGACGGCATTGGCTCCTTATATCGCCCGGCAGATTCCGGTTAATACGATTGGGCTGAAGCTCGCTGAATCTAATGGTATCGCGTTATTGCAAAATATCGCCCAAATGACGGGCGGAACCTACTCCAACGTGGCGAATGCCCAAGGTCTCACGCAGGCGTTCGGTAAAATTTATGACAAAATCGGCGACCGTACATTGGTAACGGAGCGAACAGGTGAGTATGCGGATAGTCTGTATTTTGCCATTTATCGTGTTACTGCTCTGGTAATTATCGGGATTCTACTGGGATTGGCGCTCGGGCTGATGTTCGATAACCGTTTTCTGGCGCGGAATTTCGCGATTGGCGGGGTTCCTGCCGGATTGCTGGCTGGCTTTATTTTGGAAAAGGGCCTATCCGGCTCGCCCATCGGTGATTTGATGATTCGTTTGGTGGCAGCGCTCGTACTGGCGGCCCTGATCGCTGTCTTCTCGCTCGTGTTGCCAGTTGCGGAAAATACTCGCCGTTCTTCTGGCGGAGGAAATCCCGGTGCGCCATCAAGCCGCCGGAGAGGAGCACCGGAAGGCCCGCCGCGTAATCGACGCAGCAGTGGATTTTAG